The genomic DNA atctctggtaattaacatttttatacaactagttgatgtttttcatatcatttgtaaaaagtttgagacaatcaaagaaaaagagaaaagaagaagaacaggtttgatatacattataggtcaacaagaatatagaatattattttattaagtttgaTATATCGATTAAACTTTATACAATGAACattatctttcacgatcatCTACAAACAAATCTAAGAAAAATCCTTGATCTTTCAAACATTGCCAAGGACATGGACAGTTGATAATTTAGTCAATTTCTTTTTATCCTCATCAGACACTTTTGgatacataaaattgaatttactaATACAATTATCATATGTAGATGAGAGTGGtatgtatgcatttaatttattgtaataaacatttaatatgaCGGAAACACACagaatgtttatataatgctgCAACTATTCAACTATTATTCTTTTTGAACTTAATAATTGCAATCGTTTCTGGTAAAATGGCCACTCAGGCTTGATtgaacaaatcattttttgtttattgattaccttacatttattttgattacATGTGGTCATCGTAACCAGAAATGGGATTTGATAACCTCTAGTGGCCTTAGCATGCTAGAATGGGGAAACTTCTGGTCCCCTTATTCATATAATGGAattggtgacctctggtcaccttttgataatattggctttggtgacctctggtcaccttgtgttaatattgtatttggtaacctctggtcaccttattcatatattagatttggttacctctggtcaccttattcatagtttagatttggttacctctggtcaccttattcatattttagatttggttacctctggtcaccttattcatattttagatttggtGACCTCTGATCACCTTATGCATAGTTTAGaattggttacctctggtcaccttattcatattttagatttggttacctctggtcaccttattcatattttagatttggtgacctctggtcaccttatgttaatattggatttggttatctctggtcaccttatgttaatattggatttggttatctctggtctccttatgtttatattggatttgtctatctctggtcaccttatgttaatattggatttggttatctctggtctccttatgtttatattggatttggttacctctggtcaccttatgttaattctagctttggttacctctggtcactttatgttaatattagatttggtgACCTTTGGTCGTCACCTTATTTTAATAATGGATTATGTTACTTCTTGTCACCTCATTCATATATTAgatttggtgacctctggtcacttatgttaatattggatttggtaatctctggtcaccttatgtttatattggatttggttatctctggtccccttatgtttatattggatttggtgtACCTCTGGTTACCTTATGTTAATTCTAgctttggttacctctggtcaccttatttaaatattagatttggtgacctctggtcacttTAGGTTAATATTGGATTGGGTTATCTCTGGTCATCTTATGTTATAGAATATTATTACATGAAGTTTAATATGCCTATAAAACTTAACACAATAGACAGTATCTTTCATGATCatctacaaacaaatataagaaaaatccTTGACCTTGCAAACATTGCCAAGATCATTGGCAGTTGAtaattaagtaaaataatacTGATCCTCAAAAGATAATTGAATTTACtaatacatttatcatatatttatattcttttttcagAAGTCCTCAGAAAATGTAGATGAGAATGGTATGTATGCATCTAATTTATTGTGTCAAACCTTTAATATAATGAAAACATACACTATGCTTATATAATGCTGCAAATATAATTCTTTTTGAACTTAAATCTTGCAATTGTTTCTGGTAAAATGGCCACTTAGGCTTGATtgaacaaatcattttttttgtttcttgattaccttacataaatatttaatattgattaCATCTAAACAAGAAATGGGATTTGTTAACCTGTGGTGGCCTTAACATGCTAGAATGGGGTAACTTCTGGTCACCTCATTCATATATTGGATTTTGTGACATCTGGTCACCTTGTGTTATTAGATTTGGTGACTTCTGTCCACCttttgttaatattggatttggtaacctctggtcaccttatgttattAGATTGGGTGACCtctggtgacctctggtcaccttatgttaatatttgatttggttacctctggtcacctaaTGCTGATTTcagatttggttacctctggtcatcAAAACATAAGtcatgttatgttttttttatcatttgtaggaATTGTAAGAcaatcaaagaaaaagaaaaaaagaacaagaaCAGGTTTGATATGCATTACTGGTTCAGCAAgactatattttattgtatattagtAAATACACTTGATTCtcaaagaaaacagtttttGCTGGTTAAATTACATATATTGGTGATCTCGTGGTTTTGTTTAAAGCATTCATAGAGTAGTTACATGGTAGGTAAGGAATTGTGAATGGGTcgaaaggaacattcaaactaaaatttggagaacaaactgacaaagctggaccaaaaaattaaaaaagattgaaattcaaattgcaatcattataattcaatatagaaaaaataaaactgagcatcataaaccccaccaaaaaccagggTGGTCTCATGTTATCTAGAATGGTTAGCAAATCCAGCTCATTATGCGGTGCCCATGATATTGTTCATGCTTGAGTTTAGGATCCCTTGGTATATTACTGTATCATTAGAAATCATATGTCTACTGTGAATCATATACATGTCACTTTGCCAATCTGTAAGACATCTTTTAAGTTGTAAGAAATTTCATAACGGTGCCTAATATGTCTTATTCCATATATTTTTCAGCATAACTGCAAGAAAAGATCACAACTGTATCTCACTTCAGTTCCAGGTGATGTTGACTATCAAGTTAAATGCTTTAACCGAGGCTCCTGTCGATAACGAATCAACCAAAAAGGCTGTTTTCCGAAAAATGAAAGGGACATCTGCCCCAAAAAAGGATGACAATGAAAAAACTAAGTAAGTGTTTGAGGGGAATTCAATTGTTCAGATTTTACGAACATTGGATCTATAATGGCTACAAAAGCAATCGTCTTCTTGACATCCTTATTACATACTAAGAGTATggaataaaatacacaatagaAAATGCAAACAACTAGattaacatgaaatatataaaacatacattttccaAATACCATGATCATTATGTATTCATCTTCTTAACAATCAATTATACACTGAGTATTCTCAtctatttttcaataattattctagactaaatttgaaacaaaattcagtTCATAAATTCATAATCAAGTCTATAATGCAATCTATCTTTTTGCACTCGAGGtctacaaatgtattatatagaaaattaacaattgTGTTAATTGCGAATGGAAATGATTCAAACACAAACATACTACCAGCTGttcaaaaatagattttgttAGAATATAACTCTATGGACACGGGTAATATgccaaagagaaaacaacccgaccaaaacgTAAAAACAACTCAAGGTTGTGCAAGTTTCATATTTCTCTGTGTACTAAATAATAAACTTATCAAAGCAAACTGACATGCaatcaatcattttaaaattaatcgCATCGTTAGAATACGAActataaaatcatatacaatCTACTTCTTACAGGTCATAAACGTAAAACAATCCACACTACATTTTTATCGGAAAGCTAGGTAGAACAATTGATGTACAAATTACTATTTGATTTGGCCTTACAATTCGACTTGGTCCTATGTTTTATTGTAGATATGTATAACATTGCTAttctcatttattttcaaacggTTTAACATGCTCTGTTTTATTGTAGCTaggaaacatttgaaattattgaataaaatatttcttattaatGACATAAATTAAGCATTATAGTACCAACAtactaaaacattttaaaaagaatatttaagtcaattaaatacatttttgtaaagtattttttttgttcagatTAAATTAGTCTTATTAAAACTAGAAGTCAGAATTAAAATAGTgtcattatataaaataatgtagGTAAAGAAATGTCCTGTAATAATAAAACTGCTGTCTTAACTTATATTTGCAGAGAATTTATTGGCCATGTTATAGGCgaactaaataaaacaaatgttaacaaGGCAATTCATGGGAAAGTTTTGAGGCGTTTTGGAAGACAATAGAGACAATGCTGCCAGGTAATGATTTATTAGACGCATCACACGTATTATCTTAACTTCAAACATATTTGATCATTTGCTTAAAACATATTACCTACTTGAGACAGCAAACAGAcaggaaacttcacactaaaatttacgacaaaagagacgaattttcatttcctattgttaattttccctttttagacggcgatgtgcctttggctccatcatacggtgtttatatatcgcaactcgttcggtttgcccgtgtgtgttctgatgttatagattttaacgaacgtaatcaatgcatcactggtaaattgttgtgtcagggatttcgataccataaattacttaaaacttttactaaattctttcatagatacaaagatttgattagtaaatttggctatacctgtagaaagcttattaaaaatggtatttctcatcctaaattttatggtaatattgtacttaaagcgaggaaatcactatgtgatccttgtaaactgatcgaacctttaaacaaacttataagtaagggttatcgtaccaatattgtaattagatctctgaatatagttcacattggcactaatattgattttgtcattagcaaattaaaacataactaaatttcattatcttttgaggcgagatgtataggggacacagccacgtttacttttatttctatagaagtcgctcttcactatactactacctgtcgatacatttatttttggcattgcacaagtcatgtcttctttgactattaatgacgttaaaatactaaatccctgtgatgtgttttagtcgattttagtctctgatgcatgattttttactattaattggttttggcttttaactagctgtcagtaactgcgagtactctcaaatcgtattttcttgttaattcgacctgttgatactgtttataatgcttttttgtcattttttatttaaatggatctttgctgtataccagctttgattatttgtaatatcttcaatttttcacttattcttacaacatttgtataaacttcaagattataaaaaaacggtttttttctaaagtgaacattgattggtttaatatttctcagtgtgtttgaatttgtttgttagccttttggtcatgaatgtttgtctctaatatctaattaactgtgcatttgtattcagatatcgcagatcaaatttattcgttcattgtgtaatcatacgttttttgattgagttaagtctgccaattgatattttatcgtatgtttttatatgttgtgatgttatgctattgtttcagaaaaagggagaaggtttgggcccattaaaacgtttaatcccgctgcaaatgtttgcacctttcctaagtcaggaatctgatgtacagtagttgtcgtttgtttatgtaatatatacgtgtttctcgtttctcgttttgtttatatagattagaccgttggttttcccgtttgaatggttttacactagttattttggggccctttatagcttgttgttcggtgtgagccaaggctccgtgttgaaggccgtactttaacctatagtggtttaatttttgaattgttgtttggatggagagttgtctcattggcactcacaccacatcttcctatatctagtcaaatgtatatatttagcCAATTTATCTGTTTGACAAAATCTTCATTAGGGATAGGTATTagttatattaaattatatacatttggtAACATCAGTATCTTTGCAAAACATATCAAGAGCTAACTGTATATGTCCTACTTTTAAAGCCTTTATTCACCAatgtaacatatacattttttgaatGAATATCAAGAAAAAGCAGTTTTTCTAAATCAGtataatatttcattgatttggtcattgaaatagtttacgaatGGATTCTTTCTTTCTGTGGGTCGATTTGAAACTGCCATCATCATTAACTTTACGCCCCTGTTTTTTACAACACATTTTCGGCTTACTGAAGAGTCATGATCAGTTTTTGAACTTTTGGATTTTCTGCTTGGAAACAGCGGATGTTGCTTTCGCTTTCTTGTTGTTTTTGGAAAAGTTGGTTGTCTTACAAATATGTAATGCCGTTGTGATTGCTTGTaaaatagtctttttttttcttgtcaaTTGTCAGGAAGTTATCATGGTTTACATATATActcaatttttcttttaatagccTGTTCGGTTGTTTCTTTGTCTTCCTTTAATTGTTGTCTTGTTTCATCAATTGGGGTAGACTCTATGTCAGGTGataaaaataccattttttgCTACCATCacacaaatacaatgtataccaTGGCTATTGgcaaaacatgtacatttaaatgaGGTCAAATAAACAACTGATACATTTCCCAATCTGGACAAAACCTCTAGATCTGCGCCCTACAGTGAGGTCGATGTTCCTTTTAGACGCAATAAATTCAGCTTAATGAACATGCTTACACATCCCTAAAAAACAGGAGAGAATGGAACATAAATAATGCATTATACctttatggtttacttttaattgTACAACCTTCAAACAAAACCACTAATGAACATTCAGTAAAGATTAACTTAAATTAAATCgcattgttttagaaaaattgatGAGTCAAATGATTATTTGCACTTGTATAACCTGATGACGCCTTGTTGGaagacaaaaacaatcaaaatcgAGGAGACTCTTAACCcaaaagacattcacaacagtaaaaaaataaaataataaacaacgcGAATTCCACTAAAAACCTGAAGTAGAATTAGATACTCCAGAAGGCTAAGCATTTGTGGGACCATATACGGCACCCGCGAAATTAATAATCTTGATTTCAACAATTCTTACTTGATGGTGTACTTTTAAACATTGTTGAACTGacttaagataataaaaaaaaaacatacctctTGTTGTTGCAGCTGGACAATTGCACACTACATTGACAATGTCTACATTATAAATCGTCCCAAATGCTGTCTGTGATGGAACAGTGCATTCTGTGGATGAAGTCCATTGCACCATTTGTTCAAGTTCTGCCTTGAGCATATTCTCTGCTGTCAATTTACTTTTGTCTTCCCTTTGTCCTCTCATATTTTTCAAGCGACTAATCTTTGCGAGTTCATCTAGATTGCTAAAATTacgatgtttttttatttgaaaacataattcaaagatctattaataaattatttcttaaaaaattgaattcacagtatttaatattcaatgtaATTGCATCTTAATTGAAatcatctttctaatttcagaCGATTCAAGTGAACGATAAGAAGAACAGGATTgtgacaaaattaaacttacttACTCATAAAACATAGTTACATTTACATGGAGTAAGATTATTAAGTCCTCTACTCTGCTATTGGCATACCCACCAAGGAAATGGTATTTCATGCCCAGGAAAAAcctgaaaatgacaaaatgttatTGAGTTTGAATTTATGATTTATGTTTGAAGGAACAAATAGAAAgtacataaaattttaatttgtatacatttgaatgttataagtagcattatattttttgttttcatgttttcatACACATCAGGTTTTGCTAGACtacatttttcatttgtctGCTTTTATGTAATTATCGACTTGCATTGACGATtatgatttttgtattaaatttgcATAACCCTATCATGAAAGAACGGCAATAATCTCTCCGTATAGTTAAACAATTGTAtagtttatatcattttaagtCTTTGGTTACCCACGAAGAAGTAGGATATAGACAAAGTGTAACACTTTTTATACTTCAGGTCATAAAAACAGAGACAGTTCAGTTTATccccaaaataaaatataattagttACTATTATCAAATAGATAATGATTAGAAGATGCTTAAAATTTCGATTTTGTAATATATAAGGTGTAtagtaataaaatgtattaataacCTTTCAACTAAGTTATTTGTATCTTGatcttaatgaaaaaatatgtcttccATAGTTGGTCCATCGATATCCCAACTTGTCAGTACACCAGTTGTCTAACACGTAGTCTGTTATTTGTTTGGAAGGCATCTTCTCTTGCaacatttgaactttttgaaaagtatatttgttgatgaaaaattatattgacACATTTCTTTTGAGTATATGAACAGAATCTTAAGATTAAACACGCATGTACTCATAAGCATGGTACATTTATAGGTAAGATCTTCAAATCTCATCAAGCAactctttttacttttaaattattttactgaTATAATTCAATAGAGATTCATTGCTATATGTTTTAGTGggttctttttatcttttatcaaccaaaatttatgttttttgtaagTGTCACTAGTTCAtgagataaatattattatgtaaaattatttatctaatATTCTTTGCCAAAATTCAACTGAAATTTGTGTTGACGTTAATTGTATTAAATTTGATATGCAGGAAAAGATGTTTCTTTAGATGAATCTTTCTTAGCATTGTCTATTGGTCAATTGTTAAATAACTATCACTGCACGAATATGTGAATAATGTCATTAACCTGTAATTTTCACTGCACGAAAtgatgcatttaatataaaattaaatgtatatattatgcatattaaatttcaaattaaaaaaaatattatggatTTACTTTGCTGGAAAATTTCTAATTTAATATAGatttaaactaaatttaatattgcaaataaaTTCCCAAATTTCAACCTAGTTTAAAGgtatttttaaatctaaataaatttcaaatttcaagaatttaaatatagactaaatttgaataaatttctaatttaaagatttttttatatcaattaaatttgattaaatttcagatttaaagaatttttaatataaattaaatttcaataaatttcaaatttaaagaagtttgaatataatttaaatttgaataaatttcagatttaaagatcattgaatgtaaattaaatttgaataaatttataatttaaatataaattaaatttgaataattatgtaattttattacatgtaaatgcaaataaatttcttgtttatgACTTATTTAAATTAGAACTTACATCCCATTTAATGAAAGTTTAAGTCAATGTAAATCCTGTATAACTGATGTACTTACAAAACAATAGTGCAaatgaagaataaagaaaaGGCAGAATTTTTCCCTCTGcttttttttgggggaaaaaGGATGTTgtggatttatttttactttaaccCAAATATCTGGTTTAGACACATCTAATTAAATACAacacaaaaattagaaaaagcaGGAAGTTTCAATGATTATAACTTTGTAGCTTCTGATCAAATCAAATTGATTCTCTAACCATTCTGATCCATATTTACAAAGTATAAATTTGAAAGGCATGGATTGCTGCTCTGTTTATTTAAAGAAGAATAATATTTGTGGTTTCAAATGGCAATGtgcaaatatataatttgtcaGTTACATTGAAGACATTATTTTTGAGATGAAACTTAAACTATAATCCAAAGAATACATGTCATTCATTTGCAAAGCTCAATACCATTTTATAAGTATGCTTTACCTATATGTAAAGAATGGCACTCCATCTGAATTTGTATAAGAACTTGAAGGGTTAGAATCTAAGacatacaaaaaacacaaacaccaGGTAAAAACTATAGGACAAGGCAATCTCTATGTGTGATTTGGATTTTGACAATTGCAGCAATAAATAATACAGGAGATAACAAAAACTTTTGgacaaaacatataaacaacaatttccAGCATTGTCTAATTGTCATCCTGTCTTCATGGTCTTGGGCAAAGTTATATTTACTTCTAATCAGGTCagaagaataaaaaacaattttgtattatctccctttgtataTACttcaataaatgaaacaaagtatctaacaaattaattttattcagataCTGACAAAATAGTGTTGCTTTGGTGAgaaattaaaatacaatgtcaaaatgttttttatacaattttattatcaaacaaataaaaaaaaaactttttgtttCAATCAGTCCAGTTATCAAAGAATCTCATCAAATTCAaactaatcaataaaataatggtaAGTGACAAATCAACATGCTTAGATGGTTTAAGAATCATAACAATAGGGTTATAACAAATAGCAAACAAAGCCACCTTAAAATTTCAAGTTTGGcatcataaaaatattaataatctCCCTTGCTAGCATTATTTGTCAAttataaaaacttcaaaaagcaAAACACTAAAAACTTAACGTTATTTACATGATTAACATAATTGCTAAATTCAAAAAACAATCCTGCTTATCGAAcattaattaaaatgttatgGGATTTCATTCCAAATGCtgtattcaaaaataaaaataataaggtGTAATGTACAGATgtaatgtttaaaatatgtacaattgaataaaatagcACACAAATAAACTTCTATCAACAAAATTATGTAATGTCAagcaaaaaattatcaatattgaaTGTACTTGGGACaattgaagaaaataataagtttataggtttaaaaatatctttggtGTTTATTGTCTCCTGATTAGTTAAAAGTTTCagctttattttcaatgtttacaaattttatggcGAACCGCACACTCTGGCAGTGTGTATTAATATGTCAACATGTGTGTacattgttattgttaatataagtaatataaaaagttctttgagccttatttttgatagaaatttatttataatgaatggcagtAACTAATTTTTCAACTATTCACATTTAACATAATCCTCTCCACAGATTTTTTAATGTGAAGATAcaaaaagttatctccctttgaccaAGCGATTATAAATAATATGGTGAAATCTTACAGCTAAAATAGACACTGAAATGACCCACACTCAAATTATTATTCagcattttattaatttgtaaagGCAACAGAAagtttaagtaaaaagaaatatgtagcTTAACCAAACACAATAACATAATTTGATGTCATCGATATGCTGcacttgtaaataattttaatagtaaaatgcaaatgttgaaattcaATAGCGATAATTCATctgttttactttaaaaaaataatcaaattcaaTAAACCAAACCCCtccatttgacttattttctgAGGTTCCCCTTAAACTGAAAACTGTCAACTATAATTCAAATGTAATCATATAGGTATTTTTGTTCTTGCAAATTCCAAAAGTGTACCTTTGAATTGGTCCTtatcaaaattcaaagaaattttCATTGACATCTCTCAATATTTTGTCTTATGCTCTTAAACAAAAACCATGCAAGTTCTGTACATTTCTTGGGACAAGGCCTCTCTGATTTACTTGGACCTCAGCTTTTTGCCTTGTGCATTCAGCTGTCTCTGGTATTTACAGTCTAGTAAATGACTTAAGTCTACCCATGTAAGATTTAAAATCTTGTGACAGTCAAATCCAAGGTCTTGTGATCAGGTGAGTTTATCTACAGAATCACTGTCCCAACTTGACATTATATCAGTTTTCATGGCCTGTCTTAGTTTGTCCTCTTCTGACACTGGCAGTTTCTTGGCTTATAGGACCTTAGCTCTATTGTGTAGCTTCTGtaataaagtaattaaaaactgtttaattttattaaattgactAGTGATATCTATGTGACAAAAGCAATAATTTTCTGCATGCAATTATTCTATTTTAATGCAATTGTAATCAactcatatatttaaaaaatattctaatgagTGACCCAAAAATATCTTGTGGAATATCTCTATTAAAAGAATAGCTAGAAGTAgttataaattttctattttctattttcaatggaccatgaaattagGGTCAAAACCATTATTCTAtcattagaaagatcataacatAAGGCACATGTGTATCtatttttaagttgattggTCATTAACAACTATCCTGACCAAAACATTTACCTAAACTTGAACCTGAAGCAGAACAGACGAAATGATGAACAATTGGAGCAATCAGctatatacaatataacaaacaaaaaatctgaaaatggATTACTGcccttttaacttattaaacctatttctatttattatttgatataaattaatatttaatcaatagaaatgtgaaaaatttcaaacaagatTTAAGTCAGTCATTGCTTATTCTActaaatacacaattgttttgattttttgttgttggttttttttcctgcAATTATTTTGTGACACTTTTGTAATATGAGTATGAATTCAATTACCCATGACTCTATTCATGTTATTTGTTACTTAGATGTC from Mytilus trossulus isolate FHL-02 chromosome 8, PNRI_Mtr1.1.1.hap1, whole genome shotgun sequence includes the following:
- the LOC134682004 gene encoding uncharacterized protein LOC134682004, with amino-acid sequence MKYHFLGGYANSRVEDLIILLHVNVTMFYDNLDELAKISRLKNMRGQREDKSKLTAENMLKAELEQMVQWTSSTECTVPSQTAFGTIYNVDIVNVVCNCPAATTRGMCKHVH